A single Montipora foliosa isolate CH-2021 chromosome 7, ASM3666993v2, whole genome shotgun sequence DNA region contains:
- the LOC138010490 gene encoding uncharacterized protein produces MRHFFIIAILICTAVYRTSVLGGVIYHQTMTPDWLKRHASYISKAHTSTSKQLTLNPISVKQAALLKVPLISCGAVEDSTPLTVEIVVANDVSIGKSADSTIRYGVSDGDKFVGLQTVGKKLYVSQAPCFGVQGVSGATLSALQWFGVTPKPSNSFYPGRFIITLKLNEGWGSCYTAHDGGFMKTVDFSNRLMPSKGLALEVYKGVNKGDKSGIKSIMVTIFQDDS; encoded by the coding sequence GGAGGCGTGATTTATCATCAGACCATGACACCTGATTGGTTGAAGAGGCATGCCTCGTATATCAGCAAAGCTCATACATCAACTTCCAAACAACTGACATTGAACCCAATCTCAGTGAAACAAGCAGCTCTTCTCAAAGTGCCATTGATTTCTTGTGGTGCAGTTGAAGACTCTACACCGCTGACTGTCGAGATTGTGGTCGCAAATGACGTCAGCATCGGAAAGAGCGCGGACAGCACTATTAGGTATGGCGTGTCAGATGGTGACAAGTTTGTGGGCTTGCAGACTGTCGGCAAGAAATTGTACGTGTCACAAGCTCCGTGTTTTGGAGTTCAAGGGGTCTCTGGTGCGACCTTATCGGCTCTGCAATGGTTCGGTGTAACCCCTAAACCCAGTAATTCTTTTTACCCCGGTCGGTTTATTATTACTCTTAAGCTGAACGAGGGCTGGGGATCGTGCTACACTGCGCATGACGGAGGCTTTATGAAGACTGTTGACTTCAGTAACCGCCTGATGCCCAGCAAAGGACTCGCTTTGGAAGTCTATAAAGGCGTTAACAAAGGAGATAAAAGTGGGATCAAGTCAATCATGGTCACCATTTTCCAAGATGACTCTTAG